DNA sequence from the Paramormyrops kingsleyae isolate MSU_618 chromosome 14, PKINGS_0.4, whole genome shotgun sequence genome:
GCTTAAATTATTTAACAAGTCCAATCTTCTTGGCTTCAGTTTCATATATCAACAACCTCCACATTTTTACTATGAAGACCTCTGCCTCTTCATCCAACACCTGCAAGAGAGGGAGGTGATAAGTGATTTTCACGTGATACACAAGACGTTATTCATCCAAGAGTCAAGACGACTTCCACTAaacggaaaacaaaactttcTGGATACTCACCATGGCGACATCATCCAGTATTCCTTGTGGTGTGCTATGCGCCATTACCTGGGGGGGAATTAGATGCAGTTCATGTCAGAACCTTGGACAGGCAAAACCATACAGAAGAGTATACAGCTCCTTCAGTGTTCGGGATTACTTATAAATCTCTATTGTGTAATGCAGAACAGAATACTATTTATAGTAGAAGTCATCTAAAATGAAACCAGTCATATTAAGCAGTACATTCAAATACAGAAACATACCTTTGAACAGACAAAGTCAACTAGCGTGGCCTCCTCTTCCCCAATGTACTCAATAATCTTCTTGTTAATCCAAGGTCTGATCCGTCGCTCCATTAGTGTCTGTGAGAAAGTTGACACTGTTTAATTAAAGAACTCCACCTTATTTTTCCTTATACTAGTGGTATTTTACCTATGCAATAAATACCATATTAGGAAACTAGTACAATCAGCATTAAAGCTGAAAACAGTTTCAAATACCATCTCTGCCTTCATTATGCTAGTTGCTTgatctttttttccctttgatgCAATAAGAGCCGCACACAACCACTAAGGGCTAGTTTCCACATTCTCCCCTGACAGACTAAAATACAGTAAGAGCATTCAAAATGCAATCTGACTCAGGAAGTCATCCCAAAGGTATGTCGTCGTTTTTCTACACATCAAACACCCTTCTGACTCCACTGCCCCGGTTCCCGAAACATCTCACCGAGTCAACTATGGCCCAGTCCAGTGGGTAGGAGAAAAGTTCAGGTTTGGCAGTGGGGATCTTCTCAATCAGGCTCTTTATGTGTTTGCGCTTCTCCTCGGTGTTGACGCTGCCCTTGGTTCCTGCAACTTCAGCTCCATCCAGGCCCAAGCCGCCCTTTTCGTCCTCACCATAGTCCAATGGCACAAGCTTCCTCTTTCTTGGCAGCTCATCAGCCTCCTCATCGTCAAATTTGTTAAAAACACTGTCCACTGCGAGCTTCTTGCGTTTCACTGCATTAGGCTGGCTTGGACTGCTCGTTGAACCTAGTTAGGAACAGGAAGGATCCAGACATTTTCGGTGCCGGAATGAatccaaacaaataaaaagtcaAACGTGAATCAAAGTTAGGTAATTCTTTAATGCTCTGAGACTTACCAAGTCTAAGACTGAGACCGATTTTTGGACGGAGCTCctcagggggcggggcctcggGAGAATTCTCATGAGGAATGATTATGCCGCAGGGAGAGTCATCGCCAGGAGTGTTGGGTGAGGCGTTCCCACTGGCGGACGACACAGACGGGGCTGCTGTGATTGGCCGCAGCGTCGGCTTCAGGCAGGGTTTGGTATCGGGCACttcatcatcctcctcttcgCCCTCCTCAACTTCATCCTCTGACTGAGGGTCGGGCTCCACAATGTCTGGTCCTGCTACACCACCTCCCCTCTTCTCCCGTTCTTCCTTCTGCACCTTGTcctcctcagcctcctcctcaGACTCTGGCTCCTGCTTCACCGGGGGCTGTCGACGGCGCTCGGCCTCCTGTTCCATCTGGAGAGaagatatggggggggggggggtaaatcaAGCAGAAGCTCACTGAGAATGACAGGATTCGTGGGCCTGGATATGTACTTACCCTCTGGAGCTCCGCATCGGGGTCTGGGTGTCCCTCTGCCAGCAGTCTCTGTCGGATTTCTTCCAGCTCCTCCTTCTCCCGTTTCCTATCCCGATCATCCACCTCCATCTCCTTCTCTCTGTCCCGCAGACGTTTTTGCAGGGCACTGCCCCTGAAGCACGGTAGCAGCAAAGAGCCCCATAATTGTACCACCATTTCACACCGTTTTCTTACATTGCCCCAATGTGCGCGTaattttttcccagaatgcactacATACTCAATGGCAAACGTAGGTATTAGGTATTAACATTTGCCATTTCGTGCTAAGCTTCTCGACCTTGCTTTAAGACTTGCTGCAAAGCAAGACTTGCAATGAAGAATAAAATCCAAGTATTTTTTAAAGATTAATCTAACAATTTTAAATACAGTGAAGAGGTCATTGTCTATAAGTGCATAACACATATAAATTCCATTTACATGTCAACCGGTTTGCACCTTAAAAACTTACCGATAGTATTTAGGGTCATCTCTGTCGTCATCGTAGTCCTCCAAGAACTCTTTCAACCGTTTGGCTTCTTTTGCCTGAGGACCAATGAAGGGTTTAGCGCAAATTATCTTTGATCCAAAAGAACAAAGACCACGGCTAAGGGTTATTTACGGTTACCATTTCTCTACGACgttcctcctctctctctaGCTCCTTTGCATAGTCCCGAGCCTTCTTCCTCTCTCTGATCTCCCAGTTTTTCAGGCGCTTTAGAGAACCAACAGAAGTGGCGGCATTAGTAACTGTTTGGGACACTGGAATCTTTCCAGTGGGATCTTACAGTGCACACTCACTTCTTGGTAGGCGGCCTCCTTTTCTCTCAGCTTCCTCTCGAGTTTTCTCCGCTCATAGGCTTCCTCCTCATCTTCTTCACGGTCACGTTTCTTTTCCTCTCTGTTTTTCTCTCTGCAGCGGTTGGTGGGAGTAGATGGATTTAGTCATGTATGGGAAAACAAGGCTCACACTCACCATCACCGTGTCCTGCACCCACCTGGACCTGCTGCGGTCTTTACTGCGGTCACGACTCCTGTCCTTCTCCCGCTCTTTTTCACGCTCCCTCTCTTTGTCCTTCGTCCTCTCGCGATCACGGTCTCTCTCCCGCTCCCTCTCCCGCTCCTtctccctttctttctcccgctCCCGCTCCTTTTCCCTCTCGCGGTCTCGTCGCTCCctctcccgctctctctctttgtctctctccctcctctccctctcaaTCTCCTGTCGCTCTTTCTCCTTCTTtcccttctcctcctccagTTTCTGCAGACCCAtaggcagaacaaaaaaagggGGAAAGACAGAAGAAATATTACTACAAAGAGGCCAGATGACACTTCGGAGTGACAAAGCAGCACAAAAATTCTAAGACGTGCAGTAGTGCAAAGATGTCAAGTGGTTTACAGTCCCTGGCCCAAAGATGGTGCACAGAACTCATCTCTGCTGCCATGTGGAGGAAGGGAAGGAGTTCCACAGCATGACACGACCCAAGTCAGATGTTATTCAAAAGAATGCCAATAGTCTGCCAGACCAGCAAACCCACCCCTATCAGGGTCAAAATACTACTGAACAAGTACCCAACCTAATTATTTGGTGCAAAGGGGAGATGGAAAGACAAGCTTGCTTCTAGGCATATTTAGCCAATGCAATGCCAAATTTTTCTATTGCAGTAGTATTTAAGTTACTCTTAAACAAGGAAACAATAAGCTGTTAAAAACCCTTCTAAATCAACCGTACTTAGACAAATAGTGACAACTACCATGATTGTTTATGACTTGGGTCTGGGAACAAACTAAAACCGTCTAAGTCCATTTTTCAGAGTATAGTTTAGGACCTTTCATAATGAAGTGCTGAGGCACCCTTCAGGCTGCTCAAATTAAGGACTTTCCGATGCATACAGACCCAGGCTTCTTAACCTGGGGCATGAAATGCCAGTGCATTAAATTCCTACCTATGAGTAGTCTAAAGTTACCAACACATGCTGGAACCTACCACATACAATCTGCACGCAACCattcagaaggaaaaaaaaaaagttaaaaatccTTAGGATATGAAGAAATGCCACTTCATATAGATGGACAGCAACAGTGAGGTTATGCTCAAAAAAAATTTCCTGTATGAGATACACTCTCTGAGACCATCATAGCAGCCAGACAAACACAAATGCTGGAAACCACTTCGTTATTTAAAGGAAACTGTTCAGCATTCCAAATGACAAGCATTGAATGTAATTCTGGGGCGTTCCTTTATATCAGCATAGTTTAAATTTGAATTCCTTTTCAACGCAGATAAGATGGAGACTCTCTCACAACAGAAAGATCGATCCTCGTGGAAACTAGTTTGTGACTTACAGGTGTTGAGCTATGGATTCAGCGCTTCTCTGCCCCTACAAGCCTATTAGCTAGGCCTGGGAGGAAAAGCAGGTAAAACGATTCATAGACATAAAataggagggaaaaaaaaacggggggaaaaaaaaaaaaacgtatgtGATCCCTAGGACCAATAATTCATTCTTACGAAAAAgttatccacacacacaaaacattcCCAAAGAACTcctaaataaaaacacacagcatgGATACATCATGAGGCATTGTAGGATTTAAATTTTGGCAAAAGAAATGAAATCAGAAGCCGTCTTACCCATCTGTAGTCTTCTGATTCTTTCCCAAGGCTTGTTCTAACCAACAAGCAATGACAGCTATCCTACCAGGCAGCATGGCACCCATCGTGCACAAAGGCCAATATAAACTACTCAAGGCCTCCAACTGGCCTTCAGACTGTTTGTTAATCACAGCAATCACTTAACCATTACATGAAACTTCACAGACCCCAAAACAGGAAAGAACGGTTAATTCTCAAGCGTACCTGGAGTTCACTATGGGTGCCATGCTGCGGTAGGCACAGTGAGTAACATAGGATAGGACAGGAGAGAGAGACCAAGAGAAAGATAATTCATCTGGGAAGGAGGGAAGACATGGGAGGACAAGGAGAAAAGGAGGAAAAtcagagaggaggaggaaacACCCTACATTTAAGAGGGTCAGTCGAGAGCAAATAACTAGCAGTCTCTGAATCCTCTAAATAACTTACCTCAGCTACAGTAAGAATAAATGAAGTCTAGCAAGTGCGgattagagctgggcgatatatcAGTAATCGGCGACGGACAAGTAACCCAGTGTTATCTAACAGCGACTACCCGGTGAACGCTGCATTTGTCGGCGAGGTAGACGTACTCTACACACAAAGCAAGACTGGCTTTTAGGTCTACCTTGTAGTCTATGCTTTACAActtacaaaaaaaatttaatgatACAGGAAGGTAACAGTGTATTGTAAATAACTTAATGGTGGTATGCAGCTAGGTCTTACCATAACTGAATTACTGCATTACATGATCTgccacatttttaaatcataattataCCCAACCTGCCAATCAATCAACACCCCAGATAGCAAGTCTTAACACTGGCTGTTAAGCGGATTATCTGTAAAATACTTTCCCCTGCTTTCACGGTTTCTTGTGGGGGTGCTGGATGACTCAAAATTGTTTATCCcgatagttttttttattaagatattgcattttattttcagtatCGCCCAGCCCTGGTGTGGATGTGACAGAACTTTACCACTAAGGCAACAGCTGCAAATGAATGTGCTAACAATTAAAATGCTCTAGAGGTCGATCTATGCAACATTCAGATTATCTAACatgtaaaaacataaaaaataaaaaatatggcgTTTGGGAAGTTAGGAGCAATAAAACTGGTTTTATTAAGTTagtctagatcaggggtctccaactccggtcctggagagctactatccagtaggttttctgtcccacttggcttctgatgagccacacctgctcctggtatttacctgagaacaggtgtggctcatcagaagccaggtaggacagaaaacttactggacggtagctctccaggaccggagttggagacccctggtctagatgCACAGTCAAAGAATGCTTCGACTATTTGGTTAAATAATCCTTTTCTGTCCAATTAGACTGCCTGAGCTGCATAGCTAGCCTCTCAATCCTCCAAAGCAAGCTTTGTAAGCCAAGCTTGACATGTACGCATTCTGCTTCTGGGTTTTTACTGAATTGAAACTTTTACTGAATTAATATTTAAGGACAGTATAAAGATCAGGAGGGGAAACTTCAATCTGACCCTAAAAACTGACATAAGAGGagcaaaacataaaaataaaagtactgAACATGGTACATTAAGCATGGAATGAGAATTAGAGGAGGCGAAAGGAAGGAGGGACGTGGGGAGCACAAGTGGACAGGAACAGACGTCTTACCTGGCAAGTCTTCAGAGCGCAGCGTGCTGTGGAAGGGCGCCCCCTGCTACAGTATAGGCTGCAGCCAAAATCACTGCAGTGGTTAATTGTTTTTCACACTGGCCATTTACATAGCAGGACTCACACAGGTTCACTGGGCTCCTCGAGTCCCGCTGGCATGGTCCAAGTTCTTAAGGTGGGCGGGACACATTTCTTGCGAACAAATGCCACACTAACGCCCTGGTTAATTCCAGTACCGCAATTATGAAAAGTTGTCAGTGCGTCTCAGAGCCTGTTGCCCCCATTGCAAGTCCTCCAGAAGGGGGCGCCCAAGATGTGTAAAGAGGAAATGAAAGCTCATACTTACATCCTATCCATGTAACTTTTTCCAAAGCTCTGAGATTCATCTTGCTTTAGTCACCATATGATCTCTATCATAATGGTGGGGTTTAATGAATAGATTAGCTTGAAGGGAATTTTACATTAGGTCCATGCATTTTGTGTGGTGAATGAGCCCTAACTTATTATTCACACCTTCCTGTGTCTCCCATAGATTAACATGAAACGCATTTCTACAGCTGAGTCATCTTTTGGGAAATTAAATCGTAAGGGTAAACTCCTTGAGTTTGTAATGGTGATCATCTTCCTCACAATGTGATTTTTCCTGAGTAGTGTTTACCAAATCCATTACAATGGCAAAAATGGTTACATTTCTGGTACTTCCTCaaaaatgaaatttaatgtgAGATTGTTTTTGGCAACCCCAAGTAAAATTTAAGCTTCAGCAGATGTGCAAACTGTCATCCAAATGAAAATTGTCACACAAATCTGATGGTGGGATTACAGTAACCTGCATAAACTACACATGAACAGATTCCAAAGTTCAGACTACAAGACACAAACAAGCGTGCATTTTACCTTGTGAGTATCTCGGAATTTACTGATCTCTCGGGAAATCAAGTCTCTCTTGTCTTCCTCCATCTCAATGGCATTAATATCCTCCTGCAACAGAAACCaatcatattaaaaatattcagttcaactaattttttaaatctaaattTAACCAAAATGATATTAAGTCTTGGTTAATTCTCATAAGCAAAActtgagaaggaaaaaaaagtgtgtAAAAGTCTACAGGTTAATGAAAGGTTTAGACGTAACTGGTCACACCTATGAAGAGAATGCAGCCAGGCTTCCTGAAAtttcaactttttttcattcaaAGGGTGAAATCAAGACAAATAAACCTTTCACCTAACACTTTGTGGAAACTCCATCCGCATCTATTATAGCAGCAAGTCTGTTCAGATAGATAGAAATTTTGTAGTTTTATCCCATCCTACTCAACAGTTCAAGTTCAGTCAAACTGCAAGGATATCTCCTGCACAGAGGGCATTCTAGGTTGGTTCACAGATGTTATACAAGAACAATCATCTGCAAACCAACTGGGCCATTCCTGGGTAATGACACCTAAGTGATTACTTGGGTGTTCTGGCTGTGTTATTACAGCAAAACTCCTTACCTTTCCAACACAGGGAAGCAAGTTCCATTCCAATACCTTTTGTTTTTTCCAAGCTATTTATTTTCCCCATCTATGCTATCCAACAATtcttactaaaaaaaaaagccagccCCGCAGCCAGATGTTGCCTCCACGACTGACAATAGGGGGTGGGTTTCGAGCACTTTaactggcttttttttttacatgcacTACAGGTAAAATTGATTTTTACATTGTGTTGTAACACAATGTGTAGAAATTCCAAATCGACAATGCAATCACGACAAACGCCCAGCACTACTTGGGTGTTCTGTGTTAGAAGCATCATGCTTCTTGTCGCCCTAGCCCGAAGCACAAACTTGTGAACATCACGCAAAAAATTGTCGTATACAAGGAGTGGCCAGTTACTGCAACACTGCCGCTGGCTGCGAGTAACCTGCCATATACTCCCCACTTGATTTCAGCGAATACATTGAAAAACCACAAACTTCAACAGGGATCTATAAACCTTTGCTGCCCATTTTAAGTAGAATGTTTTGTACTTAAGTTTTGTGAAGCGTGTCTTAGATTAGTAACCTGATAAGCATCACCAAAAGTCACAAAATTTAAGCCCTAGTAACTAGATTCTTAATTCAAAACAGATTTAGAAATGTAGGGCTTGCATTTGTAAGATCAGTTTTAATAATCAGTAAACataaaaagctgaaattaatttTGAAGGAAAGAAAACACTGCTGCTTTTGAACAAGCCGGACAATTTCTGCTGGAATGTGTGAGATCATACTCAGGGCAACTGAAACCATGCAGAACTTAATTGAGAGCAACTCGGTCATGTGGTGATGACAAAACCCATAGAGGTCATTCTGGAGAACGGGAAGCACTTGTGAAGCGGACTTACTtcctccttcttctcctttcGTTTCTTGCGGTGGTGGGTGTCCGCGTCCTGAGAAGGAGCGTTGAGCTCGCTGGAGTACTCTCGTATCAGGCCCTCGATCGCACCCTTCACTATTTGGTCCCGTCGCTTCATCTCCTCATCCAGAACTTCCTCTTCGTCTTCCTTCTCTCCATCCTCTGGCTTCCCTGTCTATTGGAGGGAAACATGAAGATGTAAAGCAGCATCAACAGTGTTCCATTACAATAAAGTAGGAAATAATGAATGACAGTTCTGAAGACAGCCTTGGTAAAAACTAGGGTACATACACTACAATACATACACTACAATACATACCCCATTGGAGTTTTTCTTCTTTGCCTTCCATTCATCCAGTTGGGCCTTGGTCTTTGCATCCACCTTTACAAGCAATTTCTTGTCACCTATTTGGAGCTCATGTAGAAGTCGTAGTGCACGTAGCGTGGACTCTGGTTCTTTATATTCACAGAATCCAAACGCTTAAAGGAAAAGCAATCATATTATCATTATCAGTCAGCCAAGGACTTCGCTCATTAATTTCCAGGATGATGACAGTTTGGCAGAAGAGGGATTCAGAAAATTTTAAACTGTTGCACAGCTTAGACAAGAAAGGCAACAAGAGAGGCGACAAGAGGCACTGCTAGGTAACTTCAGGCAACTCAACTGGGCAAAAGCAGAAACTATcgcttaataaaaaaaaaatctagaaaTCTAAATCGAAATAAGCAAAAGGTCATTTTTATAGCATGGCTTTACTCCCACTCAAGACACACAGTATGGGGAACCTGATCTGTTACTTATCTTTGCCAAGTACTGACCCCGCATGCAAATCTCCACTGAGCAGCAACTTTGGCAGATTAGCAAACCCAAAACCAATTAAAGGATCCAAATGAAAAGGTCTGAATATGAAGATATAGAGGAAGGTGGGGAAAATATTTCAGAAGTGTTGtacctgttttatttttaccttgaAGTTTTCCAGAGGCTCCCTGAACCCTCTTCCAGCTCAAGACCAAGCCACATTTCTGCAAAGAAGAAATACGTTTTGTGGAGGATATATTTGTTGGGATGAAAAggccagacagacacacatatttAGAACAGGTGTATACAAGCCATCTATTCTAGGTATTATCTTGTAAAGTCAACCTTACAGAATATTTTACTTTTTCTGCACTCAGCAGACACTGACTATCACAGATAAATGAGAATATGGACAAAAAAATGGAAGACTCTCGAGTGAATAGAAGGATTCCATTACCGCACACACAGCTCAGAGTAAGAAGCTGATCTATCCTCTACCATGTGCATTAGATACCAACTCCTACCTTTAAGAAAATGTAAGAGGAGTGGTTAAATACCTATTAATCTGGTGGCCAAATGAAGACATTTAAACCACTAGACCTGAGCTGCTCTGTACAACCagagaataaaaatatatatcatggCAACTAATGAAAGCAGAAACATACTCATGACATAGAGCTGAAATGTGCCAAGATATCACCAAAAGTGAATCCTCCAGGAACTTTTACACTGAATAATGCATTCTAGGGGGAACAGTGCGAAAAGCAAATACACACTTAAAAGGGCATTTAAGTCATTACTGTCTTATACCGTCATTTCATTGCAGATTGTGCTTTAAAAATCCTACACAAAATACACCATTTTTACAGTAAGCTACTGCACCTGTAAATTGAACAGaatttttataattatatataatactgGCATTATAGTGCCAAACCTAAAAGTTACAAAAACATGCATCACTAACAAGAATTAACATTACTCAAACTTAGAACTGTTTTTAAGCATTGGTATATTAATGTAACATAAAAATCCCTTCAGGATcagaaaaacaaaccaaaacgGTACAAACAGACTGCACTCACTGCTAGCAGTTGTCTGATCAGCATGTCCGAAGCCTTTTCCGAGATGTTCCCCACAAACACTGTGGTAGTGGGACCCCCACTCTCCTCAGTCTCCTTGGCCCGTGTTCCAGTGTTCTCCTTACGGGGGCCCATGGGCTTCCCTACCATTGACATCGTGGTGGGTACTAGCACCTGTCGTAAAAAGCGCTTTTCGATTAAATGACTTAAACACACAACAGAAATCCTATGTATAGCAACCATCTAACATTCcaaaatgttccccacaaaacaaaatatatatttatattcaaaGTCTACTGCAGGCCTCATTACAAATTCACATTAATTCCAAGATTAAAACCACAAGCAAATGCAATACGGTTGAAAAAGAAACTGCAGTTATTTACTGTGGGGGCTGGAGTCATAAGGCCCATGTGAACAGGTATCATGGGTGTTCCTGAAAGAGAGAAATGACTAAATGAACTGCACTTTAATGACCAAGGTACGTCAAGCATATTACTACTTTTGTATATGCATAACTAAACTTCACACAAACGCATCAGCTCATTTTACATCAAAATGAGCACAAGGGGTCCAAAGTAAACTCAAAAAGAGGAATTTTCTAAAAGCCATTATTTTGAAGCATGGATAAGGTTTATGTACATCTCATCTTCACGCAGTTTTTTCTGGAGAGGGTTGATGTGGCACAATGCCGAACAGGTCAGACATCTTTTCCCATGGCTCCAGAGTCTAGCTTCTACTGGGTGACCCCAAGGCGTTCCCAtgccagctgagagatataatctctccagcataTCCTGGGTCATCTCCGGGCTTCCGCCCAGTAAGACATGCCCAGAATAGTTCCGTTGGGAGCCAACTTGATATATGTAAACATGTATGAAACAGATTAGACCTAATAATATTAGAAGAGTATCTAACctgttaaattgtatttttcacCTACCTGGTGGCACTGCTGGAGGAAACCCCGCGAACTGCGGAGGAGGGATCCCAGGGGGCAGTTGGGGTATCCCAATCTGTTGTCGATTGAGGTGAGGTGGGTAGGACATCTTCGCTGTTACCGACCTGCAACAGATAAATGGTTGATTAGGATTAGGACCTAAACAACTGATCAGCCTTCTCAACAAGAACCATGCAATTCTTCTACAGTTCCTTCAAAAATTGCTAGCATACAATATACATTTTACTATAAATTCATGAATGAAGCCCGAAGAGCAAACTAGACAATAATCATGCACATATTTAACGTACTGACAGCACACCACTCAAACCACCGGTCTGTTTAGCCAATATGTGATTCCGAGGTGACAATTAAATTTAACGTTCTCAATTTTCCAGTCAACAAATAATATCTAGAACACCTGTACGATCAAACATGTAGTAGCATTTAGATTTTTAAACGTTTAAACTTTCTTACAAAATAATTTGTAGACATTACACTTCAGAATTTAGATTTCGACTACAGCGTCAAACATGCTGGGGGACAATTACTCCGCTCTGGGACACCTAAACCCAGACCTTGCGGGCGAGGCCTAAGAAAACTCCCGGTAGGTAAATACCGCACAATGGCAAAACAAGTTCTAACGAGTTAGTTAGCATAACGAAAACCACACACGCTAAGACATTGTACCCGGCGAAACACGTGCAATGAAGCGTTTAAAGAAACCGTAACCTAAAGACGGCCACACAACGAAATGACTGTCTGAACCCGCTGTATGGCAAAGCTAACTAGCTACATAGCCCGGCGACTATATGGTCGagtttaaataatatataaattaccGACTTGCTTCAATTTCAAAATCCAATCAAATTGCAAGTATGGTTATTTAAAAACGCCAATACTCGGTTATTAtctacaaataaaacaatattaattATCTTTGCTTTCGACTCCTCATCACAATAACTTGACCCGCAGCAAAAATGGCGGCTTTCGTTTTGTCGTCCTCGACGGATAGTACTTCTGGATACCGATCAAACTTAACCATCTTTATTGTAAATATCTTACGCACTTAGTACTACAAGATTTTCACTTTACTCAAACTATGACTTACCCCAAGACAGGCGGCTAGAATACAACACAAAGAGACCTTGGTTTATCGGGGATTACGATGACAATTACCCACGACGTTAGCTTCACTCGCAGTCTTTCCGACACCTACAGCTTAGGACAACCTTCTATACAACACTATAGACATGCATTTCAGAGAGCTTTCCGCCGTTTGTGCCGCATTGCAATATGGGATGCAAAAGCATGCTTGGAGGTCCACGCACACTACCACTATCCTGCCACTTGGGGGTAACAAAGAGTAATACCGTATTTCAAAATACTGTattaaatttcaatttcaatttcaatttcaaaaaactttatttgtccccgaggggcaatttaaaaggcatagaggagcaacgcacacaaataacagtagTAACATTAAACGAAACcgatgacacacagacacacaataaaCTATGAACATAATAAATGACTAAAAGTACAGAGGCAATAGTATGCATGATGgagaaagtggggggggggaaaaaaaaaaaaaaaaaaaagtgagagaCTCAGATCTGAGGAGGTCTGGATtgtaggggggaggggcagatggGAGTGTGAGGTGATAATGGTGGGTTTGGGAGGGTGTCAGGAGTTcaaaagaaggacagctttaggaacaaaggtggccctcctcctctgtgtcctgcaaccAGGACAACGGAGCCGGCGTTTGGAGGGGAGCCACTCAAAGGCAGTGTTCAGCGGGTGTGATGGGTCTTTAATGATTTTGAGTgctagcctgtgtgtctgctggtcACAGATGTGTGATAAGGATCTCAAGGGCAGACCAATAATCTTAGAACACACGTTGACAGTGCTCTGTAGCCGATTTCTGTGCTGCG
Encoded proteins:
- the rbm25a gene encoding RNA-binding protein 25 isoform X1; protein product: MSYPPHLNRQQIGIPQLPPGIPPPQFAGFPPAVPPGTPMIPVHMGLMTPAPTVLVPTTMSMVGKPMGPRKENTGTRAKETEESGGPTTTVFVGNISEKASDMLIRQLLAKCGLVLSWKRVQGASGKLQGKNKTAFGFCEYKEPESTLRALRLLHELQIGDKKLLVKVDAKTKAQLDEWKAKKKNSNGTGKPEDGEKEDEEEVLDEEMKRRDQIVKGAIEGLIREYSSELNAPSQDADTHHRKKRKEKKEEEDINAIEMEEDKRDLISREISKFRDTHKKLEEEKGKKEKERQEIERERRERDKERERERERRDREREKEREREKEREKERERERERDRDRERTKDKEREREKEREKDRSRDRSKDRSRSREKNREEKKRDREEDEEEAYERRKLERKLREKEAAYQERLKNWEIRERKKARDYAKELEREEERRREMAKEAKRLKEFLEDYDDDRDDPKYYRGSALQKRLRDREKEMEVDDRDRKREKEELEEIRQRLLAEGHPDPDAELQRMEQEAERRRQPPVKQEPESEEEAEEDKVQKEEREKRGGGVAGPDIVEPDPQSEDEVEEGEEEDDEVPDTKPCLKPTLRPITAAPSVSSASGNASPNTPGDDSPCGIIIPHENSPEAPPPEELRPKIGLSLRLGSTSSPSQPNAVKRKKLAVDSVFNKFDDEEADELPRKRKLVPLDYGEDEKGGLGLDGAEVAGTKGSVNTEEKRKHIKSLIEKIPTAKPELFSYPLDWAIVDSTLMERRIRPWINKKIIEYIGEEEATLVDFVCSKVMAHSTPQGILDDVAMVLDEEAEVFIVKMWRLLIYETEAKKIGLVK
- the rbm25a gene encoding RNA-binding protein 25 isoform X2 — protein: MSYPPHLNRQQIGIPQLPPGIPPPQFAGFPPAVPPGTPMIPVHMGLMTPAPTVLVPTTMSMVGKPMGPRKENTGTRAKETEESGGPTTTVFVGNISEKASDMLIRQLLAKCGLVLSWKRVQGASGKLQAFGFCEYKEPESTLRALRLLHELQIGDKKLLVKVDAKTKAQLDEWKAKKKNSNGTGKPEDGEKEDEEEVLDEEMKRRDQIVKGAIEGLIREYSSELNAPSQDADTHHRKKRKEKKEEEDINAIEMEEDKRDLISREISKFRDTHKKLEEEKGKKEKERQEIERERRERDKERERERERRDREREKEREREKEREKERERERERDRDRERTKDKEREREKEREKDRSRDRSKDRSRSREKNREEKKRDREEDEEEAYERRKLERKLREKEAAYQERLKNWEIRERKKARDYAKELEREEERRREMAKEAKRLKEFLEDYDDDRDDPKYYRGSALQKRLRDREKEMEVDDRDRKREKEELEEIRQRLLAEGHPDPDAELQRMEQEAERRRQPPVKQEPESEEEAEEDKVQKEEREKRGGGVAGPDIVEPDPQSEDEVEEGEEEDDEVPDTKPCLKPTLRPITAAPSVSSASGNASPNTPGDDSPCGIIIPHENSPEAPPPEELRPKIGLSLRLGSTSSPSQPNAVKRKKLAVDSVFNKFDDEEADELPRKRKLVPLDYGEDEKGGLGLDGAEVAGTKGSVNTEEKRKHIKSLIEKIPTAKPELFSYPLDWAIVDSTLMERRIRPWINKKIIEYIGEEEATLVDFVCSKVMAHSTPQGILDDVAMVLDEEAEVFIVKMWRLLIYETEAKKIGLVK